AGCGGTTTTTCTTGCATGTACCAGTTCTTGATCCAATGGACATTCATACCACGAGTCCAGATCTGTATTTTACCCGCTTAAGTGCCCATTTTTGTGCGCCTATTTTTGTCTTTTTGACAGGTTTATCGGCTTGGTTGTATGAAAACCCTGCAAACGGCTCGAAGCGGTCGGCCCTGCCATTTCTTTTAAAGCGTGGCCTATTTTTAATTTTACTTGAAATGACACTGGTTAATTTTTCTTGGTTTGGTGCGTATCAAACACTGTACTTACAAGTTATTTGGGCGATTGGCGTTAGTATGGTGATATTGGCACTGATGGTCGCTTTACCCCGCAGTGTGATAGCAATATTGGGTGTAAGTATTGTGGCTGGTCATAATTTATTGTCGCCCATCGAGTTTGCACCGAATGAAATAGGTTATACCGTTTGGACGATTCTGCATGATCGAGGTTATTTAGTCGCAGATGCTGTAGTTAACGTAAAAGCGTCTTATCCGGTTTTACCTTGGATTGGCGTTATCTTGTGCGGCTATGCGGTAGCGCCTTTATTTTCAGGCTCAGTGTCATCGCAAGCACGTAAAACCATTTTATTGCAAAGTGGGACAGCTCTGTTAGCGGGTTTAGTGATTTTAAGAGGATTAAATCTGTACGGAGAAACGCTTGATTGGTCTCAACAGGCAACAACACTTCTCACCACAATGGACTTTTTTAACTTTACTAAATACCCGCCGTCTCTCGATTTTATTTTACTTACCTTGGGAGTTGGTGCATTCGTATTAGCGTTTTTAGAGACTAATGCGCTCAGAGTATTAGATCCGGTTCGAGTATTAGGGTCAGCACCGATGTTTTTCTACATTACGCACCTATACGCGCTACTTGCGCTTAGTATATTGGCACAATGGCTATTTGGTGCGAATCAGCACTATGGTAGCAGTCAAACTGCATATTTTGGCTTTTATCATGTTTGGCAGATATGGCTACTCGCAATGTTTTTAAGCGTGCTTTTATACCCATTATGTAAATGGTTTGCAGGTTATAAACGGAAAACATCAGCGCGATGGGTAAAGTATTTTTAAATATCAAAAGCCATTTAAGTTGTTGTTTTTAAAATAAACGAAGCGGATAGTAGGCAGAGCTAATAAGCGAATAGCGGACACCCATCATAATATAGATGCGAATTGTGATGGGTGTCTTAGCCTCTTCTTACATTCCCAAACATTTTTAGAGTTTATGCCTTCACTTTTGGTTAAGGAGTAAGGACGCGTAAGGACGGGTGTCACGGTTAAACATGACGTTGTTATACAACTTTTAACTCATGAGTCCAATCTTTCCATGAAATCGACTTGCCCGGTAATGCTATTTTTGAGAAAGGCCACACTGATTGAAGCCAATTTAAGACAGTCTGATAAAGTATTTTTTCTAACACAATACTATCATCTCGAATCCACAAGTAGACTTCGCAGTCATAATTTAGTGATCGGCTTGGATCTATATAAACAGAGCCTAGGCATTTTTCCTTTGAATTGTTAAATATGGAATATGCAAAAGCATCCCTTGATTCAAATTCTTGTTTATGAATTTTTAAGCTTTCTATATTTTCCTCTAGGGTCATATTAACTTTAAGCCACTCAGTTTCAGGGCCAAATATTCCTTGTAGCCTTTTTTGACTGGACATTACTGCTTCAAAGTCTAACTCAGCAACTTCTTCTTCAAG
The sequence above is a segment of the Pseudoalteromonas piscicida genome. Coding sequences within it:
- a CDS encoding DUF1624 domain-containing protein → MNNLQNSKTRLSSIDILRGIVMLFMLVDHVRERFFLHVPVLDPMDIHTTSPDLYFTRLSAHFCAPIFVFLTGLSAWLYENPANGSKRSALPFLLKRGLFLILLEMTLVNFSWFGAYQTLYLQVIWAIGVSMVILALMVALPRSVIAILGVSIVAGHNLLSPIEFAPNEIGYTVWTILHDRGYLVADAVVNVKASYPVLPWIGVILCGYAVAPLFSGSVSSQARKTILLQSGTALLAGLVILRGLNLYGETLDWSQQATTLLTTMDFFNFTKYPPSLDFILLTLGVGAFVLAFLETNALRVLDPVRVLGSAPMFFYITHLYALLALSILAQWLFGANQHYGSSQTAYFGFYHVWQIWLLAMFLSVLLYPLCKWFAGYKRKTSARWVKYF